One region of Tachysurus vachellii isolate PV-2020 chromosome 11, HZAU_Pvac_v1, whole genome shotgun sequence genomic DNA includes:
- the atoh1a gene encoding protein atonal homolog 1a: protein MDVMGTCEDASTVESDAACGERFPLALALMEGGDARAWLAPSHAEYLPHSSGSSSTEGVSGSHVNKGARVGGAVRVRELCRLKGATRADEGRQRAPTSKPANVVQKQRRIAANARERRRMHGLNHAFDELRSVIPSLDNEKKLSKYETLQMAQIYINALSDLLRAPGAEDDANNGDMLPAVYGGERSSNSFPVQLAGVSFPYEEDAFVSLGASKSASECSKDSPRSSRSDGEFSPHSHFSDSDETHAEMHSEDELCELKLSRNRAF from the coding sequence ATGGACGTCATGGGCACCTGCGAAGACGCGAGCACGGTGGAGTCGGACGCGGCGTGTGGGGAGCGCTTTCCGCTCGCTTTGGCGCTGATGGAAGGCGGCGATGCACGCGCCTGGCTCGCTCCTTCACACGCTGAATACCTGCCGCACAGCTCGGGGTCCTCGAGCACGGAGGGCGTGTCCGGTTCGCACGTAAACAAGGGTGCAAGGGTGGGGGGCGCAGTACGTGTGCGCGAGTTGTGCCGCCTCAAGGGAGCGACGCGGGCGGATGAGGGCAGGCAGCGCGCCCCGACCAGCAAACCCGCCAACGTGGTGCAGAAGCAGAGACGCATAGCGGCGAACGCACGAGAGCGCCGGCGCATGCATGGTCTGAACCACGCCTTCGACGAGCTGCGCAGCGTCATCCCCTCTCTCGACAACGAGAAAAAGCTTTCCAAGTACGAGACACTCCAGATGGCACAGATCTACATCAACGCGCTGTCCGACCTGCTGCGTGCTCCCGGCGCAGAAGATGACGCAAATAACGGTGACATGTTGCCGGCCGTCTACGGGGGTGAAAGATCATCAAACTCGTTTCCTGTTCAGCTCGCCGGCGTTTCATTCCCGTATGAGGAAGACGCGTTTGTGTCGCTCGGAGCGAGCAAGTCTGCCTCTGAATGCAGTAAAGACTCTCCGCGGTCCAGTCGGAGCGATGGAGAGTTTTCACCTCACTCGCACTTCAGCGACTCGGATGAGACACACGCAGAGATGCACAGTGAAGACGAGCTGTGTGAACTGAAGCTGAGTCGCAATCGAGCCTTTTAG